The following is a genomic window from Hymenobacter gelipurpurascens.
CTGCTTAATACTGGCTGCCATGCATGGGCTTCCAAATGCAGTAGCTTCTTTTCTGCTGTTAGCGGCACTGCTGCTAGCTCAAATGGCCCACGCTCAAACGCCTTCTGCGTCAACTGAGAAACTAGCTTGGTGGCCCGTCACTCGCCCGCAGAAGGCAGGCATACTTTCGGCTATACTGCCGGGTGCTGGCCAAGTATACAATGCGCAAGAGTGGAAACTACCTCTCGTATATGGAGCCTTGGCGGGCTCTGCCTACGCAGAAGTCCATTTTTGGCAGCTCTACCAAGAATATAAAAAGGGCTATGAAGCTAGACAACAGTTTGCACTTGGCAATTCAACGGCAATAGATAGAGGGCCTCGTTCGGGTAAAGAGCCGAGCGAT
Proteins encoded in this region:
- a CDS encoding DUF5683 domain-containing protein, translated to MAHAQTPSASTEKLAWWPVTRPQKAGILSAILPGAGQVYNAQEWKLPLVYGALAGSAYAEVHFWQLYQEYKKGYEARQQFALGNSTAIDRGPRSGKEPSDVAQLYRFKSYRTSRDLWLGLNAVIYGLQILDAVTIAHLHDFDISENLSFQWQPTALPIASSGWAPGLRIALTVRSSKRSF